The Chthoniobacterales bacterium genomic interval CGACCTTTGCACCGTGGGCTACTTTCTCGCCTTCGACAAAACATCGCTCACCGGGCGTGGGGTTTCATCTTACAACCTCTATCGGTATTTTCGGAGCAGCGACGCCACCTTCCCTGCCATCGAGAAAGGCGATTTGCTGTCCGACATCACCATCGAGACCTCTCCCACCAGTTCCACCTCCGAAGTCCTCGCCAAAAACATCACCGGTTTCGAAGTGGTCTCTTACGAGATCCCTCCCGCCACCACTGCAAATCCCAATCCAACCCCGAAGCCATTCGTGAAAACGGCCAACCTGCCAATGCCCGACATGGTTGAGATCACGGTGCAAGCGATCAGCAACGAAGCCGCCAAACGTTTCAGCGACAGCAAATCCGCATGGGAGGACAAGAATTCCATCACCCGTAAACAGGATGAACGCGTTTTCAAAACTCGGATTTACCTGCCTGGTGCTGCCCAGGCGAAAGCCGCCGCGAACGCCTCTCCAACACCCACGCCCACGCCCGAACCATGATTCGTCGCCCTTTCCGAACTACGGGCTCCGCGCTCGTCTCCACGATGCTCGTCATCGCGGTCCTCACCATTATCGTGGTCGCATTCCTCCAGAGCATGACCGTCGAGCAAAAGACCGCCCGGAGTTATCTAAACCGCTATCGCGCCGAGCTTGCCGCGGAGGCAGCCGCTGCCTCGGCGGAGAACAAACTGCGAATCCTGTTTACGAATTATCCGGATTCCTGCACTGCCTGGGCAAAGCTTCCAAGCACCCAAGGAACGGTCTTTTACTACCGAACCCTGAGCGGGAGCGATCAAGGCGCTCTTCCTAAAGACACAGCGATAGACATCAAGGCCCTCATGCTGATCTCGGGAGCGACCGAGGTAAAAGCCGGAAGGACCGATACCGAGTTTACCGAAGCGAACGTTTTTCCCGCTCTAGACGCCGCTGATTCCCCGGGATTCACATCAGAAAACTCCATCGATCTGAATCGTGACAAGTGGATCGGCGGTCCAAGAGATCACGAAAATCAATCCATTCTCGCAAAATGGGTCAACCTTCCGGAAGACTCGTCAAAGCCGCTGGATAACTCGATCGATCCGGCAACCGGTCGCGCAAAAAATGGCATCGTCGCACGATACGCCTATTGGATGGAGGACGAGAGTTTCCGGGTGAATATCAATAAAAGTGGGGACAAGCCCCGGGGGACTTCGACGGAGGGAACGAATCCCTCAGACATTGACCTGCAGGCCGTAATGGAAGCGACCGGGATCGATGACTTCGCCACGGCTCTGGTCGCTAGGCGAGATGCCATGCCGGACAAACGCTTCCTAACGGCGAGTGAGGCAAGCTACGGCAAAACGTCCGGCCCCTCGAGCGACACCTACGAAAAGCTGAAGTTTTACCTCACGGCTGACTCCAGTGCCCTGAACTTCTCAAGAGGAGGAGTGAAGCGCCTCGACTTGAATAAAGTCGTTACAAACTCCCCCTCCCCTTCCGACATTCGGGACGAAATGGATCGCATCATCGCGGCAATCGGAAACCCCTATGCGGTGCCTGCCGACCCGAACCGTTTGTCTCTTTCTGACTTCGGCCAGCGCTTTTACTACCCGATAAACTCGGCAAACAACGGGTATCCCGTGCCCGCAGGAAACAGCGACATTTATCTGCAGAAGCTGGCCGCGAATATTCGTGACTACATCGACAAGGATTCGCAACCAACCATCGTTCAGAATGAGGAGGGCTTTCCAATTCGTCCTCAGAGCAAGGCAACCGCCAGCGACATGATTGGATTCGATCCGGGCGGAAACTCGACCGGCCCGAGCGATACCGCCGCCGTTGGCAAGGAATCCGTTCCCGCCCTCGACGAATACGCCTATCGGGCGAAACTCAACAGCATGACGCCTCCCAAGAAATCGGCAGGCATCACGAGCGCTCAATATGACGTGGAGGAGAGCCACTACTTCGAGTTCATCAACCCTACGAACCAGGACATCTCAATCGAGTCCTTGAAAGGCTCCCTCGACAATGCTTCGCCGTTCCTCCTGATTAGCAACCAGCTGGGCTACGGAAGCGCGGGAGGGGACGACATCCCCGCCGGACGCACGATCGAAATTCCTCTCGATCAGTTTGTCGACGGCAACGGGAATCCTTTGACCAAGTTTCCTGCGGGAAAGGCGGTTGTATTGACCACCGATCCCAATCCCGAGGAAACCAACCTGCCCTACTCCAGCAATGGGGCCAACACATTCTTCCGTCCCAATAGTTCCGCCCAGGAAGCCATCAAAGACAAGCGGCATTTCAAGGGCACCACCCGTGATGCAACCAGCGGTAGCCCCACGATGTTCCGAGTGCTCGCGAAATTTGGCACCGGCGCCGGCCGCGCGGGCAGCGGCGGCTCGGACTATGACACGCATGTCCTGATCGGAAACAGTGACGGCGTCATTGAAAGTTTCACGGCACTTTCCCTTCCCTACGCCAACCAGCTTTCCATCAAATACGACGACAACGCCACGTCACCTCCAGTTCCAGGAACAAAATGGTTCCAAGGGGGATCGCTGAAGGGCAACGTCGGAGGGGATGTCAAGGTAGCCTCGGGCGATCCTCGGAGTCTCAATGAACAACTGTCGATCAGGAGATACGTCTCCGGAGTTACAAACAATATCACCCGTTTCTTGTCGAGTGGCGTGGAAGCCGGCGGCAGGGGGACGTCAACGTTCGGAGCTCTCGCCAACAGCTTCATCAACACCCGACTGTGGCCAGATTTTGCAGCTCAGACTGCCAACGAAATCGACGTTGGATACGCGCGAATTGCAAATTCCGAGCTCGATGGGATCGGGCGCTTGGGAGACATTTACGACCCCAACAGGTCCCCAAGCGAACCAGAGTATGCGCGCGGCGGAGGAAAAACTTTGCGAATTGGGCAATCGGATCGTTACGTCAATCAAGGGAATGTCAGCGGCGTTCCCTATCCTGGAATTTTCGGTATCTGGGATGGCAACGAAAATTCCGTTTCCCGGAATCGAGTAGCGTGGCGTCTTACGGATTTCTTTTCAATCGACGACGCACTGACAACTCCAGGCGTGATCAACATCAACGGAGTTTCTCGGGATGGCGGCGTATCCTTGAAGGCAGCTATCTACCGGCTTGTATTCTCGACCGATGATCCCGCATTAACGGGAAAATCCCTGAACATGGACGCCTTGATTACAGCTATCGCACAGCGGTTTCCATCCGGTATCGATGGTGGAGACAACGAAGGCGCACCCACGGCCGACGACCCGTTTTGGGAACGCGGCGAAATCTCCGAAGTCCCTTACAACAGCAAAACCGGTTCGCCCACCCCCGTTCCGCCGCTCTTCAATACCGGCAACAAGCTGGCCAGCGTCCCAATGGAAACCACTCAGGATCGGTCGCGCGAGGAACTCGTGCGACGCTGCCTCGATCTGTTTACGACGAAGGGCAACGTGTTTCGCGTCTATTGTGTGGGCCAGGCTATCCGTCCAAATCGAGACGGCACTCTTCGCGTTCTTGCCCAGCAAAAACTCAAGTTAACCTTTGCGATCGAACCGGAATTCGACAACCCACTGCCCAGCGACACCTCCTTCGACGGAGTCGCCGAACTGGACGGGAATGGCAACTCGCCCACAAAGCGCTTTCGTCAGCCAGATCGCTTCAAAATTCGAATTCTCTCCGTCAACACCTATTGAAATGATCCGCTCGTTCCTACTTTTCGCCGTTTTTCTTTTGGTCGTCTCCGCAACCTTCGCCCAAGAGGAAACGCCTGCACCGACGGCGGAATCAGATCCCGCAGTCTCGGAGGAGACCAGTTCGACAGGCAGCGCCCACCTCAGAGTCTGGGTGATGGTGCCCCCGGAAGTGATGCCCGCCATTCCGGGGGATCAACCTTCACTCAGGGACAAACTTTCGCTCGTCTATGACGGCCCCGATGGCAAACCCGCCTTTCTTTTGAGCGCTGCCGTGCCGTTCGACACGACCGGCTACATGGAGGTGCCCGGACATCCGACGGAAATCCGTCTCGTCCGCCAGATCGATGGAGATTTGGCAGAAGTCGCTCGATCCAAGGCAAAGTTGAAAACGGGCGCTTATCTGACCGCTGTTATTCAGAAAGAAAACGGGAGATACACCCTTTCGTTCATCGACGACACCCTTCCCCCTCCCCCCCAACCAGCTCCGGGGGAAGCCCCTCCCCCCCCTCAAAAGCGAATCGTTTTTTACGATTTTATCAGCGGTGATTCCACGACCATCAGCTGTAAGGATCCGGTCTTCAGCAAAACGCTCACCTTTGGCACACCTCAGATCCTTGCGGACCTCCCAGAAAAAATTTTTTCCATTTCCATGCCGATCAAATCAGCGAAGCGCACTTATATGGGCACCATCGAGATCGATCTTCAAACCAACGACAGCCTGAGCTTCCTCATCGTAAAAGATTTCTTTGGCCGGACGACCGCCAAGGTTTTTCCGAACTCCAAGCTGGACTAAAAACTTCGAAGTGTGGCCGAATCGCAGAGCCGACGCCTAAGCCGAACCTGCCATCGAACAAGGGCAATTTAAGCGCTTCCCACCTAATTTGTTCGAGGCTCAGATCCTTCTCGACATTTGAATCCGCTCTCTAGCTGATCCACCTCCTTTGAGGATCGCAACAAATGTTCGGGGAAGCGGAAACCGGAAATATAAGAACACGGCGTTGGGATGCGCTACCACTTTCGGCGACAGCGCGGGCGGAGCGGGGGGCGATTCGGTTGCTGTATGCCGCGGCGGTGCTTGCACCGTGGTTCGCGGGGGCGCGGCCGGTTTTCAATGTGGTCTGGTGGGTTTTTCCCGTGTTGCTGACCGGCGCCTTTGTGATGCTCGCGGCCAATCCGGTTTCGTTTCACGGGATCTTGCGGCTTCCGAAATCCGTCCTGATCTCCGTGGCGATCCTTCTGGCGAGCCTCGGATTCTGGGCTCTCATGCCGGAGCCGATTTTTCTCACCCGGTTTGCCGCCGAGCAATGGGCCGCCGTCGAGAAGTGGTCGCCCGGCGCGTTTCTGAACCTTTCTCGCGCCCAGAAGCTCGCGCTTTTTGCGAGCCTGCTTCTGGGATTGCTCGCAGCGGCGCGCCTGGGACGGCGCGAAGATTTTCGGCGAGGACTTTCCCTCGCGATCGGCTGGAGCGCGATCGGCATCGCCCTGTATTCGCAGGCGGAGGATTGGATCGACCTTTTTCCGCCGGATTGGGCCGTCATCAGCGGCGGTGACGAGCGTTTCAACGCCGCTTTTCTGCATTACAGCATCATGGCCACGGCGCTGAACATCGGCTGGCCGCTCCTCCTGTTTCCCATCTGGAAGGTGCGAAACTTCGAGAGTGCCATGCGTGTGCTGGCGCTCGGTGGGCTCGCCACGTTCCTGGCCTTCGTCACGATTCCGTTCGACAGGGCGACGTCCGCCATGGCTATCGCCGTCGGGTTGCTGTTAGCCGGGTGCGGATGGGGACTTTTCGGGCAGGCCGGGTGGGTGCGGCGATGGATGATCCTCACCGGATTAGTCGCGCTCTTGGGGACAATCGCAATCTGGCAAATCGGGAGCGTGCGGAGCGTCGAACGAAATTTTCCGGAACACTGGAACGGCGCGAAAGCCACTTTGGAGGAATCGCTGGAGCGGGATGCAGGGTGGCGCGCCGTCGCCCGCACACGCAACGATCATCTGGTCGCGTCCCCCGCTCCCGTTGCCCAGTCTGCCTGGATCGCCGCAGGGCGGATGATTGCCGATCACCGGCTTTTCGGATCCGGCCCGGACTCCTGGCCAAAGCAACTCGCGGTCTACTCGAACGACCCGCAGGTGAATACTTTCAGCCTCTCCATGCAATACGCCTCGCATAGCGTCCTCCAGACGGCGGCGGAGTGGGGGCTGCTCCCGCTGGGAGCCTGGCTAACGCTCTGGGGCGGCGCGTTTTATGCCCTCACGGCGTGCCCAGGTCGCCGCGGACTCCCCTCACCCGGACTGTTGCTCGCGCTGCTCGGGGTGACGCTTCATTCCCTCGTTCATTTTCCGCTCGAGGTGCCTGCCATCCAAATCTGGACAGCCCTGCTGCTGGGGCTCGCCCTCGCGCCGAGGAACGCAAGAGCCACGCCTCGCCTCCGACTGCCGACGCGGTCCCCCGTGCGCTCCTTCGCTCCCGAGCCAGCTCACTCCTGACTTCCGGGCGCGGTGCCGGAGCCCGCGTCAGGATGTTGGGGATCAGCAGGATTTGCCGGAACTCCCGCATTGGGAGACAGCGGCGGTGTCGGTGAAATTTCCGGCGGAGGGGTCGTGAAGACCCCGTTGGCGGGATCCGTCGGCCCGGTGCGAGGTCCCACATCCTCCGGGGCAGGAATGGGCGCCTCCACGCCGGCGCCGATCTGCGAGCCGGTCTTCGCGGGATTATCCGGGGCAGGAGTCTGCGCGAGAGCGGAGAAAGCCAGCGGCAGGAAGGCAAGGGCGAGAAGCGTCGTTTTCATACCAAAAGTTCGCGAACCGGTTCGCATGCGGCCCCTTATCGCCGATCGAACGAAGGCGCATCTCCGAAGCGCGGGAACTTCTGACGAATCTCTCGGGGTTTGCTCCGATTGTCCGACAACGCCACCCGTTCTATGGAATGGCGCTCTGCATCACCCATGAAAATTTCGTCTCGTATCTCGCCTCCGGCCATCCATCCCGCCAATCCTTCCGAAAGCAACCGCGCCCGCCTGCAACGAATTCTCCGCGAGATGCTCGCCGACAAGTCCCGCGTTCGGCGCGCCGCCAGGACCGCTTCCCAGCAAAAGACGCGCTAACCCGGCCGACCTCTCCCTCACGCCCGATATCTCTT includes:
- a CDS encoding prepilin-type N-terminal cleavage/methylation domain-containing protein yields the protein MTCLGRTRKIRWSDGAFTLLELLVSMTILSLLMVLLLSMVNGATKLWKANENRVDSYREARAAINVIASDLSSLYPSANLSYFATQADSTPKTPVSIEGLDGRLFFVTALSADAQESGKNKSDLCTVGYFLAFDKTSLTGRGVSSYNLYRYFRSSDATFPAIEKGDLLSDITIETSPTSSTSEVLAKNITGFEVVSYEIPPATTANPNPTPKPFVKTANLPMPDMVEITVQAISNEAAKRFSDSKSAWEDKNSITRKQDERVFKTRIYLPGAAQAKAAANASPTPTPTPEP
- a CDS encoding pilus assembly PilX N-terminal domain-containing protein, which gives rise to MIRRPFRTTGSALVSTMLVIAVLTIIVVAFLQSMTVEQKTARSYLNRYRAELAAEAAAASAENKLRILFTNYPDSCTAWAKLPSTQGTVFYYRTLSGSDQGALPKDTAIDIKALMLISGATEVKAGRTDTEFTEANVFPALDAADSPGFTSENSIDLNRDKWIGGPRDHENQSILAKWVNLPEDSSKPLDNSIDPATGRAKNGIVARYAYWMEDESFRVNINKSGDKPRGTSTEGTNPSDIDLQAVMEATGIDDFATALVARRDAMPDKRFLTASEASYGKTSGPSSDTYEKLKFYLTADSSALNFSRGGVKRLDLNKVVTNSPSPSDIRDEMDRIIAAIGNPYAVPADPNRLSLSDFGQRFYYPINSANNGYPVPAGNSDIYLQKLAANIRDYIDKDSQPTIVQNEEGFPIRPQSKATASDMIGFDPGGNSTGPSDTAAVGKESVPALDEYAYRAKLNSMTPPKKSAGITSAQYDVEESHYFEFINPTNQDISIESLKGSLDNASPFLLISNQLGYGSAGGDDIPAGRTIEIPLDQFVDGNGNPLTKFPAGKAVVLTTDPNPEETNLPYSSNGANTFFRPNSSAQEAIKDKRHFKGTTRDATSGSPTMFRVLAKFGTGAGRAGSGGSDYDTHVLIGNSDGVIESFTALSLPYANQLSIKYDDNATSPPVPGTKWFQGGSLKGNVGGDVKVASGDPRSLNEQLSIRRYVSGVTNNITRFLSSGVEAGGRGTSTFGALANSFINTRLWPDFAAQTANEIDVGYARIANSELDGIGRLGDIYDPNRSPSEPEYARGGGKTLRIGQSDRYVNQGNVSGVPYPGIFGIWDGNENSVSRNRVAWRLTDFFSIDDALTTPGVININGVSRDGGVSLKAAIYRLVFSTDDPALTGKSLNMDALITAIAQRFPSGIDGGDNEGAPTADDPFWERGEISEVPYNSKTGSPTPVPPLFNTGNKLASVPMETTQDRSREELVRRCLDLFTTKGNVFRVYCVGQAIRPNRDGTLRVLAQQKLKLTFAIEPEFDNPLPSDTSFDGVAELDGNGNSPTKRFRQPDRFKIRILSVNTY